In Sulfuracidifex metallicus DSM 6482 = JCM 9184, a single window of DNA contains:
- a CDS encoding L-myo-inositol-1-phosphate synthase encodes MVKVAIIGVGNVASALLQSLEMVKNGSKVQGIREDLPLSPSDIEVVSAFDVDKRKVGLPLSRAIFERPNVVEPLAQVRDWGVMVKRGPTLDGREGVLGEIIEESEDKPVDVAEEIRQSGAEVVLNLLPTGADKASIYYAQRSLEAGSSFINATPSPVTRLLGDKFVEAGLPLLGDDLLSQIGGTAFHAGLIDFLKSRGVKVTRSYQIDIAGTTEALVTLEDKRKDLKKGIKSSFLSSHSDADVVAGTSDYVEFLRDKRVSYMVIEGTYSIGVPIRVDISLKTMDAPNAVAPLIDLIRYSKMLKDNNMGGPIKEVCGYYFKNSIDKYNSFEEAKLALDKFTKSLMREPRTE; translated from the coding sequence TTGGTTAAAGTGGCGATAATCGGCGTAGGGAACGTAGCTTCCGCCTTGCTACAATCCTTGGAAATGGTTAAGAACGGTTCTAAAGTTCAGGGGATAAGAGAAGATCTTCCACTGAGTCCTTCTGATATTGAGGTAGTTTCAGCTTTCGATGTTGATAAGAGAAAGGTAGGATTACCCCTATCTAGGGCAATATTTGAAAGACCTAATGTAGTTGAACCTTTAGCTCAGGTTAGAGATTGGGGCGTTATGGTGAAGAGAGGACCTACATTAGATGGAAGGGAAGGAGTATTAGGTGAAATTATAGAGGAATCAGAGGATAAACCAGTTGATGTGGCGGAGGAGATACGTCAGTCAGGCGCAGAGGTAGTTCTAAATCTTCTTCCTACCGGAGCAGATAAAGCTTCAATTTATTACGCTCAGAGATCCTTAGAAGCAGGTTCATCTTTCATTAACGCTACTCCTTCTCCTGTCACCAGACTGTTAGGCGATAAATTCGTGGAGGCTGGATTGCCTCTACTTGGAGATGACTTATTAAGTCAAATCGGAGGAACGGCTTTTCATGCAGGTCTAATAGACTTCTTAAAGTCACGAGGTGTTAAGGTAACCAGATCTTATCAAATAGATATTGCAGGCACTACCGAAGCTCTTGTAACCCTAGAGGACAAGAGGAAGGATTTAAAGAAAGGTATAAAATCATCTTTTCTATCGTCTCACTCCGATGCTGACGTTGTAGCTGGAACATCAGACTATGTTGAATTCTTAAGAGACAAGAGAGTCAGTTACATGGTTATTGAAGGAACTTACTCCATCGGAGTACCAATAAGGGTTGACATATCCCTTAAGACTATGGACGCACCTAATGCAGTAGCTCCATTAATAGACTTGATTAGGTACTCAAAAATGCTTAAGGATAACAATATGGGTGGTCCAATCAAAGAGGTATGTGGTTACTACTTCAAGAATAGCATAGATAAATATAATTCCTTTGAAGAGGCAAAGTTAGCATTAGATAAATTTACGAAAAGTTTGATGAGAGAACCCCGGACTGAATAA
- the nuoN gene encoding NADH-quinone oxidoreductase subunit NuoN has translation MSFVDYLPLIIPSILLVFSSIAVLYIDDGRKDRFSISFNLAIITMIVTLAAEVVFWAKGIYGFYLFSKNVYIDVEAYLFSIAALLGGIIGLLGGYDNIMNWKARASLISLTMLLVLGIIYMSFSFSVIMILVSWAVSSAATYVIAMARKDFRSTKAGIKYLVMGLISSSLMIMGFALYVASTGSLVFTQQVLYEPLFLLSVALLSVSFLFKIGSFPFQGWLPDVYSMSDRTSISIISSVGKLIGIVPLFKVLVYSDPNKYELVIYIALAIASLFVGNFIAFSRQDVSSILAFSSVSQMGFFLVAFAMLFSDLNVAIVAILIQSIAYVVAQAGLFHFVDHFERISGTADLSGLRGMARSDKWLAFGATILVLSLLGIPPIVGFWGKLFVFESSFAYPWLTIIAVINSAISAGYYIPIMREMFRDGEFVKVNSTSRDTVISSAVLSIALGILAPLLFGIVVSQLG, from the coding sequence ATATCCTTCGTAGATTACTTACCTTTAATAATACCTTCAATTCTTCTGGTATTTTCTTCTATTGCAGTGCTTTACATAGACGATGGAAGGAAGGATAGATTTTCCATTTCATTTAACTTAGCGATAATTACCATGATAGTTACTTTAGCGGCAGAGGTAGTGTTCTGGGCTAAAGGTATATATGGGTTTTACCTCTTCTCTAAGAACGTTTATATAGACGTGGAAGCCTACCTCTTTTCCATAGCAGCCTTATTGGGAGGAATAATAGGACTTCTGGGAGGCTACGATAACATCATGAACTGGAAGGCCAGAGCTTCCTTAATCTCTTTAACTATGTTACTTGTGTTAGGAATAATTTACATGTCGTTCTCATTTAGCGTGATAATGATATTAGTTTCCTGGGCTGTTTCCTCAGCTGCAACTTACGTAATCGCAATGGCAAGGAAGGACTTTAGATCAACTAAGGCTGGAATAAAATATCTAGTAATGGGATTAATATCAAGTTCTTTAATGATAATGGGATTTGCTCTTTACGTTGCATCTACTGGATCTCTAGTATTTACACAGCAAGTTCTCTATGAGCCTTTATTCTTACTTTCCGTGGCATTGCTTTCAGTTTCATTTTTATTCAAGATAGGTTCATTTCCTTTCCAGGGTTGGCTGCCTGACGTTTATTCCATGTCTGACAGAACGTCAATCTCAATCATATCCAGTGTAGGTAAATTGATAGGGATAGTTCCACTTTTCAAGGTTTTAGTTTACAGTGATCCAAACAAGTACGAGCTAGTAATTTACATAGCTCTAGCCATAGCTAGCTTATTCGTAGGAAACTTCATAGCGTTCTCTAGGCAAGACGTTTCCTCCATACTGGCATTTTCATCCGTGTCCCAAATGGGCTTCTTCTTAGTTGCGTTTGCCATGCTTTTCTCCGACCTAAACGTTGCTATTGTAGCAATATTAATACAGAGCATAGCTTATGTAGTAGCACAAGCTGGTCTGTTTCACTTTGTAGATCATTTTGAAAGAATTTCGGGCACTGCTGATTTATCGGGTCTTCGTGGAATGGCTAGATCAGATAAATGGCTTGCATTTGGAGCTACTATCTTAGTCTTAAGCTTGCTGGGAATACCTCCGATAGTTGGCTTCTGGGGAAAATTATTCGTCTTCGAGTCATCCTTCGCTTATCCTTGGTTGACTATAATAGCAGTAATAAACAGCGCCATATCCGCAGGTTACTACATACCAATAATGAGAGAAATGTTTAGAGATGGAGAATTCGTCAAAGTAAATTCTACTTCCAGAGATACTGTCATTTCATCCGCCGTACTTAGCATAGCGTTGGGAATTTTAGCCCCACTTCTATTTGGGATAGTGGTGTCACAGCTTGGTTAA
- a CDS encoding type I 3-dehydroquinate dehydratase, translated as MDKPKVVASLPVRKPEDLSNIKEIESDLIELRLDYSSNPFFIIDELDKFSSLSSKLIFTIRDVNEGGINQVSPDIKKKIYDKIYDSGFIYDVEAKFAKRYEINVDCRTILSLHYFSDVPSLEEVVELFEPFKGKDPLFKVAIIGKGKYKEVLSSLLSLKKVAVMPMGVDPLERIAFGILGSRLIYASVIESTAPGQMNYREVKRTLDCIFRT; from the coding sequence TTGGATAAACCTAAGGTTGTGGCGTCGCTCCCTGTAAGGAAGCCGGAGGACCTATCCAACATAAAGGAGATAGAATCGGACTTAATAGAACTGAGACTAGATTACTCTTCAAATCCATTTTTCATAATTGATGAATTAGATAAATTTTCCAGCCTTTCAAGTAAATTAATATTCACAATAAGAGACGTAAACGAGGGAGGAATAAATCAAGTATCTCCAGATATAAAGAAAAAAATATACGATAAAATCTATGATAGTGGGTTCATTTATGACGTAGAAGCCAAGTTCGCAAAAAGATATGAGATAAACGTAGACTGTAGAACAATTTTGTCTCTACATTATTTTAGTGATGTACCTAGCTTAGAGGAGGTAGTTGAACTCTTTGAGCCTTTCAAGGGAAAAGATCCACTATTCAAGGTTGCTATAATAGGCAAAGGAAAGTATAAAGAAGTTCTATCTTCTCTTCTTTCTCTCAAAAAGGTAGCCGTGATGCCTATGGGAGTAGATCCTTTAGAAAGGATAGCCTTCGGCATTCTTGGATCCAGGCTAATATATGCCTCAGTAATTGAGAGCACTGCTCCTGGGCAGATGAATTACAGGGAAGTTAAGCGAACGTTAGATTGCATATTTAGAACTTAG